A stretch of Myroides oncorhynchi DNA encodes these proteins:
- a CDS encoding DsrE family protein translates to MKNTKHNVVFQLNTDNINEQNALMTYVTNVRNHWKEDVTIQVVVHGPGIGMLRKSKTMVGEPLKAVMQKGIQFFACENTINARKIEKSDIIENVGFVASGLVYIIEKQEEGWSYIKCNF, encoded by the coding sequence ATGAAAAATACAAAGCACAACGTTGTATTTCAATTAAACACAGACAACATTAACGAACAGAATGCACTAATGACTTATGTAACTAATGTTAGAAATCACTGGAAAGAGGATGTAACTATACAAGTAGTCGTGCATGGGCCTGGTATCGGAATGCTTAGAAAAAGTAAGACGATGGTAGGAGAGCCTCTAAAGGCAGTGATGCAAAAAGGAATACAATTCTTTGCGTGTGAGAATACAATTAATGCTCGTAAAATAGAGAAATCAGATATTATCGAGAATGTTGGATTCGTTGCCTCAGGATTAGTTTATATCATCGAAAAACAAGAAGAAGGTTGGTCTTACATAAAATGTAATTTTTAA
- a CDS encoding YeeE/YedE family protein: MEWIYGPWPWYVGGLFIATTLILLLLMGKSFGFSSNLRAMCSMMGAGKSCDFFCFNWKAQTWNLLFLVGTILGGFIAYHFLSVEPAAIPLGEQTIEKLHALGIESAGKAYIPTELFSNEVFGSIKSIGFLLLAGFFVGFGSRYAGGCTSGHAISGLSNLQLPSLIAVIGFFIGGLIMVHLLFPLIF; this comes from the coding sequence ATGGAATGGATATATGGCCCATGGCCTTGGTATGTAGGAGGATTATTCATCGCTACTACACTTATATTGCTTTTATTAATGGGTAAATCTTTTGGATTCTCCTCTAATCTACGCGCCATGTGCTCTATGATGGGAGCAGGGAAGAGTTGTGATTTCTTCTGCTTTAACTGGAAGGCTCAGACCTGGAACTTACTCTTCTTAGTAGGTACCATCCTAGGAGGATTCATCGCATACCACTTCTTGAGTGTTGAGCCTGCAGCTATACCTCTAGGCGAACAGACGATAGAGAAGCTCCATGCACTAGGTATAGAAAGTGCTGGCAAAGCATATATACCGACAGAACTATTCTCTAATGAAGTCTTTGGTTCTATTAAGTCTATCGGGTTCCTATTATTAGCAGGGTTCTTCGTAGGCTTTGGTTCTCGATATGCAGGAGGATGTACTTCAGGACATGCGATCAGTGGACTGAGTAATCTACAGTTACCTTCCTTAATAGCAGTAATTGGTTTCTTTATAGGAGGGTTAATTATGGTACACCTACTGTTCCCTCTTATTTTCTAA
- a CDS encoding DUF6691 family protein, giving the protein MKKLAYLLVGMLFGIGMFKSGAASWFRIYEMFQFDSFHMYGIMGTALTIAVVATYIIKKKNIKDFSGNPIEFTPKEKSVPRYLIGGVFFGLGWALGGACPGPMFALFGAGFLPILIAIIGALLGTWFYGLIRKWLPH; this is encoded by the coding sequence ATGAAAAAATTAGCCTATTTATTAGTCGGAATGCTTTTCGGGATAGGAATGTTTAAATCTGGAGCTGCATCGTGGTTCAGAATATATGAAATGTTCCAATTCGACAGTTTCCACATGTACGGTATTATGGGAACTGCGTTAACTATCGCTGTTGTCGCGACCTATATTATCAAGAAAAAAAACATTAAAGATTTCTCTGGTAACCCGATAGAGTTCACCCCAAAAGAGAAGAGTGTACCACGCTACCTAATAGGAGGTGTCTTTTTCGGATTAGGATGGGCATTAGGAGGAGCTTGCCCAGGGCCTATGTTTGCCTTATTTGGAGCAGGCTTTTTACCTATTCTGATTGCGATTATCGGAGCATTATTAGGAACTTGGTTCTATGGGTTGATTAGAAAATGGCTTCCTCATTAA